Proteins from one Podospora pseudoanserina strain CBS 124.78 chromosome 1, whole genome shotgun sequence genomic window:
- a CDS encoding hypothetical protein (antiSMASH:Cluster_3) — protein MQVHPKGKTAWYHVSETGTLCRSPSQFTLRKKSISVKTSMKHWMAYQLSRTDRSFVRSTVNSVWRISHCPEVNNCRSSFPKLPARTPRNLHLNYDLIAPRTNATPKTLHLRTGPWPKSPILLTAGFISRVHGNIPSNFSSEVAPCRNDDHNPTSYTHNYPHKTHQIWEYGRNKIVPHPAGMPLARQCDSQARQDRTWRVTE, from the exons ATGCAAGTCCACCCCAAAGGCAAGACGGCGTGGTATCACGTCTCGGAAACTGGGACTTTATGCAGATCCCCCAGCCAATTCACCCTCCGAAAAAAATCCATCTCGGTAAAG ACTTCTATGAAACACTGGATGGCCTATCAACTCTCTAGAACTGACCGGAGTTTCGTCCGGTCTACCGTGAACTCTGTTTGGCGGATTTCCCATTGCCCAGAAGTGAACAACTGCCGCTCAAgcttccccaagctcccgGCCCGAACACCAAGAAATCTTCATCTGAACTATGACCTCATCGCACCCCGCACCAATGCGACCCCTAAAACCCTTCACTTGCGAACCGGACCTTGGCCGAAGTCACCGATACTCCTAACTGCAGGTTTCATATCAAGAGT CCATGGGAATATCCCTTCAAACTTTTCATCCGAGGTTGCACCATGCAGAAACGATGATCACAATCCAACCTCTTACACCCACAACTACCCACACAAAACCCACCAGATCTGGGAATATGGGCGGAACAAGATCGTCCCCCACCCCGCTGGGATGCCCTTAGCCCGCCAGTGCGATTCACAGGCTCGACAGGACCGCACGTGGAGGGTTACCGAGTGA
- a CDS encoding hypothetical protein (SMCOG1169:sugar transport protein; antiSMASH:Cluster_3; COG:P; EggNog:ENOG503NV25) has protein sequence MAPPKFMGLSGRPLSMMVSAVATTGFLLFGYDQGVMSGIITAPAFNKMFPETKDNSTMQGFVTAIYEIGCLAGAMFMLWAGDLLGRRRGIIAGASIMLIGVIIQVATVKDKNPLAQLIVGRVVMGVGNGMNTSTIPTYQAECSKTSNRGLLICIEGGVIAFGTLIAYWLDYGASYGPDDLVWRFPIAFQVIFAVLIIFPMMFLPESPRWLLSHQREAEADRVIAAIRGYEEGSPEAVLERNLIVDSLRASGGYGQKSTPVKALFTHGKTQHFRRMLLGSSAQFFQQVGGCNAVIYYFPILFEESIGTDHNMSLLLGGVNMIVYSIFATTSWFIVERVGRRKMFLIGSLGQSLSMVITFACLIDGKEMTARGAAVGLFTYIAFFGATWLPLPWLYPAEVNPIKTRAKANAVSTCVNWLFNFVIVMVTPIMVSNIGWGTYLFFAATNACFIPVIYFFYPETAKRSLEEIDIIFAKGHAEKMSYVRAAKELPHLQPEEIEGYARKYGLVGHGESDSSTEVGTIGDERRDVEKNFSGQSGNTTNSSDEGLPDRGPGPSVVDEGGVESGFGDGVNASRKADN, from the exons ATGGCGCCACCAAAGTTCATGGGCCTCTCTGGGAGGCCATTATCCATGATGGTATCAGCTGTTGCGACGACGgggttcctcctcttcggttACGACCAAGGTGTGATGAGTGGTATCATCACGGCCCCAGCTTTCAACAAAATGTTTccagaaacaaaagacaACTCGACAATGCAAGGATTTGTGACGGCCATCTACGAGATCGGATGTCTGGCGGGTGCCATGTTCATGCTTTGGGCTGGTGATCTGCTCGGCAGACGACGAGGCATCATTGCGGGCGCCAGCATCATGTTGATTGGCGTTATCATTCAGGTTGCGACGGTCAAGGATAAGAACCCGCTGGCTCAGCTCATCGTTGGTCGCGTTGTCATGGGCGTTGGAAACGGCATGAACACCTCGACAATTCCCACTTACCAGG CTGAATGCAGTAAGACGTCGAATCGAGGACTTTTGATCTGTATCGAAGGTGGTGTCATCGCTTTCGGTACACTGATCGCCTACTGGCTCGACTACGGTGCTTCCTACGGGCCCGATGACCTTGTCTGGCGTTTCCCTATTGCCTTCCAGGTCATCTTCGCCGtgctcatcatcttccccatgATGTTCCTTCCCGAGTCGCCGAGATGGCTTCTGAGCCACCAGCGCGAGGCCGAAGCTGACCGagtcatcgccgccatccgtGGTTACGAAGAGGGAAGCCCCGAGGCTGTGCTCGAGCGCAACCTCATTGTCGATTCTCTCCGTGCCTCTGGTGGTTATGGCCAGAAGAGCACTCCCGTCAAGGCTCTCTTCACGCACGGTAAAACGCAGCACTTCCGCCGCATGCTACTCGGTTCCTCGGCCCAGTTCTTCCAGCAGGTCGGCGGCTGTAACGCAGTCATTTACTATTTCCCCATCTTGTTCGAGGAGTCCATCGGCACCGATCACAACATGTCACTCCTCTTGGGCGGTGTCAACATGATCGTTTATTCCATCTTCGCCACCACTTCCTGGTTCATTGTCGAACGCGTCGGCCGGAGAAAAATGTTCCTCATCGGCAGTTTGGGACAGTCCCTTTCCATGGTCATCACGTTCGCCTGCCTTATTGACGGCAAGGAAATGACTGCTCGCGGCGCTGCTGTGGGCTTGTTTACCTACATTGCCTTCTTCGGCGCCACCTGGCTCCCCTTGCCCTGGCTCTACCCTGCCGAAGTCAACCCCATCAAGACCAGAGCCAAAGCCAACGCTGTCTCCACCTGTGTCAACTGGCTGTTCAACTTTGTCATTGTCATGGTTACGCCTATCATGGTCTCCAACATTGGCTGGGGAACCTACCTCTTCTTTGCAGCAACAAACGCTTGCTTCATCCCGGTCATTTACTTCTTCTACCCTGAGACAGCAAAGAGATCTCTCGAAGAGATCGacatcatctttgccaaGGGCCACGCAGAGAAGATGAGCTATGTACGGGCTGCGAAGGAGCTGCCGCATTTGCAGCCAGAAGAGATTGAAGGGTACGCGAGAAAGTATGGTCTTGTTGGGCACGGCGAGAGCGATAGCTCGACTGAGGTTGGAACTAttggtgatgagaggagGGATGTGGAGAAGAATTTCAGTGGGCAGAGCGGGAATACGACGAATAGCAGTGATGAGGGGTTGCCTGACAGAGGGCCGGGTCCGtcggttgttgatgagggaggtgtggaaAGTGGTTTTGGGGATGGAGTTAACGCGAGTAGGAAGGCTGATAATTAG
- a CDS encoding hypothetical protein (antiSMASH:Cluster_1; COG:E; EggNog:ENOG503NVSF), whose amino-acid sequence MSATLLIKLPARRSQLSRAASVIMPPTVQFNPSATSWRSSPPTDLGSTTSQTIQTFHSLLPSYSPTPLQPLPSIAQDLGIKAVYLKSEASRLGLPSFKILGASWAVYRAVLDFLAVGLVPNQALPSLDDVKKVIHDKGLEELKVITATAGNWGRAVAKMAGYLGLKTVVFGSDHMHPTTRELIRNEGLGTEFRVVKGGYVDAANEAREYGMEEGREKERLLVMDMGFEGGEKVPGWVVEGYSTMLTEYETQIREQTDGQRGATHAFVPCGCGSIASAVTQFFRDAKREDDVKVVVVEPDSAACLLASLERGEDSTVETGDETIMCGMNCGTLSGSAWEVLGKGVEAGVAVTDKEAHRAVVDLENEGVEAGPCGAATLAGLRRVCADVSAREKLGLGAEAVVVLFCTEGKREYEVPM is encoded by the exons ATGTCCGCCACCCTTCTCATCAAGCTTCCGGCAAGAAGATCCCAACTCAGCCGTGCTGCCAGTGTCATCATGCCCCCAACCGTCCAgttcaacccctccgccacctcatGGCGCTCTTCACCCCCCACAGACCTGggcagcaccacctcccaaacGATCCAAACCTttcactccctcctcccctcctacagccccacacccctccagccccttCCCTCCATCGCCCAAGATCTAGGGATCAAAGCCGTCTACCTCAAAAGCGAAGCCTCCCGGCTCGGGCTCCCTTCGTTCAAAATACTAGGTGCCTCATGGGCTGTTTACCGCGCCGTACTTGACTTCCTTGCCGTTGGGCTGGTTCCCAACCAGGCACTCCCCTCTCTGGATGACGTTAAGAAAGTGATCCACGACAAGGGTTTGGAAGAGTTAAAGGTAATCACCGCCACAGCAGGCAACTGGGGACGAGCGgtggccaagatggcgggGTATCTCGGCTTGAAGACCGTGGTTTTCGGGAGTGATCATATGCATCCTACCACAAGAGAACTGATACGCAACGAGGGGCTAGGGACCGAGTTTAGGGTGGTGAAAGGGGGGTATGTTGATGCTGCGAACGAGGCGAGGGAGTATGGGAtggaagaggggagggaaaaagAGAGGTTGTTGGTTATGGATAtgggttttgagggaggggagaaagTTCCTGGG TGGGTTGTGGAGGGATACAGCACCATGCTTACGGAGTACGAGACTCAGATTCGGGAACAAACTGATGGTCAACGGGGTGCGACACATGCTTTTGTTCCTTGCGGTTGTGGATCTATCGCGAGTGCTGTCACGCAGTTTTTTAGGGACGCCAAAAGGGAGGATGATGTGAAAGTTGTGGTTGTCGAGCCGGATTCTGCGGCTTGTTTGTTGGCTTCACTTGAAAGGGGAGAGGATAGTACGGTTGAGACGGGGGATGAGACGATTATGTGTGGGATGAACTGTGGGACACTGTCAGGGAGCGCttgggaggttttggggaAAGGTGTGGAGGCGGGTGTAGCTGTGACTGATAAAGAGGCTCATCGGGCTGTGGTGGATCTTGAGAatgagggggttgaagcTGGGCCTTGCGGTGCGGCTACGTTGGCCGGGTTGAGGAGAGTCTGCGCGGATGTttcggcgagggagaagttgggattgggtgcggaggcggtggtaGTGTTGTTCTGTacggaggggaagagggaatATGAGGTGCCAATGTAA
- a CDS encoding hypothetical protein (antiSMASH:Cluster_3), whose product MPRDHSRKNPISPLSPHDPSGLEVYNGHHTAPMPIYPPSASSYTDTHTLSV is encoded by the exons ATGCCCAGAGATCACTCGCGAAAG AATCCCATCTCGCCGCTGTCGCCACACGACCCTTCAGGACTTGAAGTCTACAATGGCCACCACACAGCTCCGATGCCCATTTACCCGCCCTCGGCGTCCTCCTATACCGATACGCATACCCTATCAGTATGA
- the LAC4 gene encoding Beta-galactosidase (Lactase) (antiSMASH:Cluster_1; COG:G; EggNog:ENOG503NWJH; CAZy:GH2), which produces MSQLPTRAASFQLGNTGPQAANMAAKDLPDYCNEKVFRRNTLPPRSHNLDTVRLSLNGQWNFHYASNPSKSPDPTTNTSHAASESWTTIQVPGHWQLQGHGRPHYTNVQYPFPVCPPMVPSENPTGTYSRSFFLPESFHDYQVRLRFDGVDSAYHVWLNKKEVGYAQGSRNPAEWDITKLLDTEGPNEVVVKVYQWSDGSYIEDQDQWWLSGIYRDVNLLFYERAGHIRDWFLRTDLDAEYRDAILHATIDVFTTVDLADLAVIVRTLPGEDTIAVVNQEVRSTGSIELSIPITNPKKWTAETPNLYLVEIQFNRLGGVPITFSAVVRQKIGFRKVELKNGLISVNGQPIQFRGVNRHDHHPVFGRAVPVDFIRKDLLLMKRHNINALRCSHYPSHPKLFDIADELGLWVIDEADLECHGFYDAVARPQDIPEEMDYEERKKLAFGKAAEYTSNNPSWKAAYLDRMEQMIHRDKNHPSIIIWSLGNEAFYGQNHKAMYTLATHLDPGRLVHYEGDAQAESADMYSFMYPTVDKLIELAKTRGVKPDGTYQKPVILCEYAHAMGNGPGGLEDYQHAFRTHPRLQGGFIWEWANHGLFKRDSDGKQYYGYGGDFGDTPNDGTFVMDGLVNSAHQPTPGLVELKKVFQPVAVTVEGDELVISNLYDFSDLNHLSATYKAERLEIRESVVASGILNLPHIPAGETVRVAIPEDVHVWRKRKDSHQPHVYLTISFALRIPTTWAALGHEVAWFQHHLFNGHSMGPHAEDGGWLSFETTQTEAVITGYGFTCVFDKTSGYITSWTHAGQKLLQPDPTTGAAIMPSFWRPPTDNDQALSVPYWKRFGVDTMTSQLRSVSVAGGDNYCIGENGKKIFRKVIVTSTVFLAPPVLDWGYHATITYTIEMSGNLSIAVTLKATGYAPEHVPRIGLDLCLPRQLDKVKWHGLGPGESYPDKRSAQRVGIWTAESVSELHTPYDVPQENGNRMGTRWVTIVNPYSGGSGLFAEPGIYGYGNRDSGLEAPCNFAVSRYSTKTIQEAKHPCDLVEENATLLRLDHKVAGVGTAACGPGVREDLLVKVDREKEVKFAFNLGPWSEVDA; this is translated from the exons ATGTCCCAGCTTCCAACAAGGGCGGCTTCTTTCCAGCTTGGAAACACGGGcccccaagcagcaaacATGGCAGCGAAAGACCTGCCCGACTATTGCAATGAGAAAGTCTTCCGCCGCAACACGCTTCCTCCACGGTCTCATAACCTTGACACGGTAAGACTCTCACTCAACGGCCAGTGGAACTTCCATTACGCTTCGAATCCTTCGAAAAGTCCCGATCCGACCACCAATACCTCGCATGCTGCGTCCGAGAGCTGGACTACCATTCAGGTTCCTGGTCACTGGCAGCTTCAGGGCCATGGCAGGCCTCATTACACGAACGTTCAGTACCCGTTTCCCGTCTGCCCGCCCATGGTGCCCTCGGAAAATCCAACCGGCACATATAGCAGGTCATTCTTTCTTCCGGAAAGTTTTCACGACTATCAAGTGCGTCTGAGGTTTGATGGCGTTGACAGTGCGTATCATGTGTGGCTGAACAAAAAGGAAGTGGGCTATGCGCAAGGGTCCCGGAACCCTGCCGAGTGGGATATAACCAAGCTGCTGGACACGGAGGGTCCCAACGAAGTGGTCGTCAAAGTTTACCAGTGGTCTGACGGGTCATACATTGAAGATCAGGATCAGTGGTGGCTCTCTG GAATCTACCGTGACGTGAATCTTCTCTTCTATGAGCGGGCCGGTCACATACGAGACTG GTTCCTTCGGACCGACCTAGATGCTGAGTACAGGGACGCTATTCTGCACGCCACAATCGACGTTTTTACGACAGTTGACCTAGCCGACTTGGCAGTCATTGTTAGAACTCTACCAGGAGAGGACACAATCGCTGTAGTGAATCAGGAGGTTCGATCAACCGGATCGATCGAGCTAAGCATTCCCATCACCAATCCGAAGAAGTGGACCGCCGAAACCCCCAATCTCTACTTGGTCGAGATACAGTTCAACAGGCTGGGGGGTGTCCCTATCACCTTTTCAGCTGTGGTCCGTCAGAAAATCGGATTTCGCAAGGTTGAGCTTAAGAACGGGTTGATATCCGTTAATGGCCAGCCGATACAGTTTCGTGGCGTGAATAGACACGACCATCACCCCGTTTTCGGAAGAGCAGTTCCGGTAGACTTCATACGAAAGGATTTGCTTCTCATGAAGAGGCACAATATCAATGCTTTGCGATGCAGCCATTACCCCAGCCACCCAAAACTGTTCGACATTGCGGACGAGCTTGGTTTGTGGGTGATCGATGAGGCGGATCTCGAATGTCATGGATTCTATGACGCGGTCGCTCGCCCACAGGATATCCCTGAGGAAATGGACTATGAAGAACGTAAAAAGCTGGCGTTTGGAAAGGCCGCCGAATACACGAGCAACAATCCAAGTTGGAAGGCCGCCTACCTGGATCGCATGGAGCAAATGATACACCGGGACAAGAACCACCCATCTATCATCATTTGGTCACTTGGAAATGAGGCATTCTATGGTCAGAATCACAAAGCAATGTACACCCTTGCCACACACCTGGATCCCGGGCGGCTGGTGCACTATGAGGGTGATGCCCAGGCTGAGTCTGCAGACATGTACTCGTTCATGTACCCAACTGTCGACAAGCTCATAGAGCTGGCCAAGACACGAGGCGTCAAACCGGACGGTACCTACCAGAAGCCTGTGATTTTGTGCGAGTATGCCCACGCAATGGGAAACGGCCCGGGCGGGCTCGAAGATTATCAGCATGCGTTTCGAACTCACCCTCGCCTGCAAGGCGGTTTTATCTGGGAGTGGGCTAATCACGGGCTTTTCAAGCGGGACAGCGATGGCAAGCAGTACTACGGTTACGGCGGTGACTTTGGAGATACACCCAATGACGGCACTTTCGTGATGGACGGTCTGGTCAACAGCGCTCATCAGCCAACGCCGGGCCTGGTGGAGCTCAAAAAAGTGTTCCAACCTGTTGCTGTTACtgttgaaggagatgagCTGGTCATTTCGAATCTATATGACTTTTCCGATCTCAACCATTTGTCAGCCACCTACAAGGCCGAAAGGTTAGAAATCAG AGAGAGTGTCGTGGCCTCCGGGATTTTGAACCTCCCGCATATACCAGCCGGTGAAACGGTGCGAGTCGCGATCCCTGAGGATGTACATGTCTGGCGCAAGAGGAAGGATAGCCACCAGCCCCACGTATACCTCACGATATCGTTTGCTTTGAGGATACCTACTACGTGGGCAGCCCTCGGCCACGAGGTTGCATGGTTTCAGCATCACCTCTTTAACGGGCACTCTATGGGCCCTCACGCCGAAGACGGAGGCTGGCTTTCTTTTGAAACCACTCAGACCGAGGCTGTTATCACCGGCTACGGCTTCACCTGTGTGTTTGACAAAACTTCCGGGTACATTACAAGTTGGACACATGCAGGTCAGAAGCTTCTGCAGCCTGATCCAACAACTGGCGCGGCCATTATGCCGTCGTTTTGGCGTCCGCCTACCGACAATGATCAAGCCTTATCTGTGCCATACTGGAAGCGTTTCGGTGTCGACACCATGACCAGTCAGCTCCGGTCGGTCAGTGTGGCTGGGGGAGATAATTACTGCATAGGAGAGAACGGCAAGAAGATCTTCAGGAAGGTTATAGTTACGTCTACAGTGTTCCTGGCTCCTCCGGTTCTCGACTGGGGCTACCATGCAACAATTACCTACACCATAGAAATGTCGGGAAATCTCAGCATCGCCGTTACTCTGAAAGCCACAGGTTACGCTCCTGAGCACGTGCCCCGCATCGGGCTCGACCTGTGTCTCCCCAGGCAACTGGACAAGGTCAAATGGCACGGCCTCGGGCCGGGTGAGTCATATCCCGACAAAAGATCGGCCCAGCGGGTGGGAATCTGGACGGCAGAGTCTGTTTCAGAGCTACACACACCCTATGACGTCCCACAAGAGAACGGCAACAGGATGGGCACGCGGTGGGTTACCATTGTGAACCCTTACAGCGGCGGATCGGGGCTGTTTGCGGAGCCCGGTATATATGGATACGGCAACAGAGACAGCGGTCTGGAAGCGCCATGTAATTTTGCTGTGTCGCGGTACTCGACAAAGACGATCCAGGAAGCAAAGCATCCGTGCGacttggtggaggagaatgCCACGCTTCTTAGGCTAGATCACAAGGTCGCCGGGGTAGGCACGGCCGCCTGCGGTccgggggtgagggaagaTTTGTTGGTCAAGGTGGACAGGGAAAAGGAGGTCAAGTTTGCGTTCAACCTCGGGCCATGGAGCGAAGTGGATGCGTGA